Below is a window of Pseudodesulfovibrio sp. 5S69 DNA.
CAGGGCCGCCTGGAACCGCCGGGCCTGGAGAGCCACGTCCTTTTCCCGGCCGGGCTCGTCGGCACGGGCCAGGTGCGAGGTGGCCATGACCGGGGTGACCGGGCCGCCCTTGAGCAGGGCCGCGACCTCGTCCGTCTCTTCCGGCAAAAACCCCAGGCGGCGCATGCCGGTGTCGAATTTGAGCCCGATCTCGAGCGGGCCGTTCGTTTCGGCCGCAGCCAGGACGCGCTTCAACTGGGCGAAATGGGAGACGGGGGTAATGATCCGGTGGTCCCACAACGACTGGATATCCTCGTCCGAAATGGGCCCGAGCAGGGCCATGATGCGCTTGTCGCAGCCGGACTCTCGCAGCTTGGCCGCCTCGTGGACGAAGCCGACGGCAAAGGTCTGCGCCCCGTCCTTTTCCAGGGCGCGGGCCACCTCGACCAGACCGTGGCCGTAGGCGTCGGACTTGATGACCGGGATGACGTTGTCGTGGAGTTCGGTGAACAGGCGGTAGTTGTGGCGCAGATTTTCCAGACGGATGCGTACGCGGAGCTTGTTGTAGTCTATCATCACTTTCTCTTGAACAGTTTTTCGAGATCGGCAGGCGTCCAGCGCAGGACCACGGGCCTGCCGTGGGGGCAGAACTCGCGTTCGGGCGTCTTGAGCCAGGTTTCCAGCAGGGCAAGGGCCTCGTCCACGGCCAGCGGCTGATTGGCCTTGATGGCGGTCTTGCAGGCCATCATGGTCCACAGGTCATCCAGCCCCCTGGCCTTTTCCGCCAGGGCGTCCTTGAGATACTCCCGCGCCTCGCCGGTTTCAAGTGTCGGAGGGATGCCCCGGACCAACGCCTTGGCCGGGCCGTCCATCTCGATGACGAAGCCCATGGCGCGCAGGTCCTCGCGCAAGTCGGCCAGGACCTCGGCCTCGCTGGGGTGCAGGGGCAGCTCCAGGGCCAGGGCCAGGGGCTGGGAGTCGCCCCTTTTGCGCTGCGCGCGCATGGCCGCCAGCAGGACCCGCTCGTGGGCCGCGTGCTGGTCCACCAGCTCCAGGTCCGCGCCCCGGCGCAGAACCAGGTAGGTATCCGCGATCTGGCCGAGATAGGTGTAGCCGCTGCCCGCCAGCGTGGCGGGCCGCAAGGCGTCGGGCCCCGGCTCGCGGGCCAGGGACGGCGCGGGTTCGGCCGGGCGGCCGGAAGCGCCGCTTCCGTCTTCGGCCGGGGGCGTCACGGGCAGGTCCAGGGCGCGCGCCCGGTCCTCGGTGAACGCCCGGTAGGTGGAAAATTTGGCGTCCTGGAACGCGGCGGGCCGGTGCGCGGACCGGGACGGCCCGGACGAACCGCCCGAAGCGGGCTCCCGGTAGGCAGAGGAACCGGAAAAAGCGGTCGGCGGCAGGCCTCGGCCGGGATCGGGAGCCTCGCAGCCCGTCCGGATCTCCCCGCCCGGATCGGACAGGGCCTGGAGCACGCCGGAGCGGATGGCCGAGAACACGCGGCGCTCGTCGATGAAGCGGACCTCAAGCTTGGCCGGGTGCACGTTCACGTCCACCTCGTCGCGGGGCAGGTCCAGGAACAGGACCATCTGCGGATATTCGCGGGAGATGAGCATGCCCTTGTACGCTTGGCGCACGGCCGAGAGCATCAGCTTGTCCTGGACCGGGCGGCCGTTGACGTAGAGCAGGATGCGGTCGCCGCGGCCCTGGGCGGTGTTCGGCGAACCGGCCGCGCCGTGCGCGCGGTAGCCGTCGCGTTCGCAATCGAAGGGCTTGAGCCCCTGGCACACGGCCGGGGGCCAGAACGCGGCCAGCCGGTCGGCCAGGGTCTGGTCCGGGGGCAGGCGGAAGAGCTCGCGGCCGCCCACGGTCAGGGAGAATCCGGTTTCGAGGTGGGCCAGGGCCACGCGCATGAGCACGTCCTGACAGCGGCGGTTCTCGGTGGACTCGGTCTTGAGGAACTTGAGCCGGGCCGGGGTGGCCGCGAACAGATCGCGGACCTCCACCCGGGTGCCCGAGGCGAGGGCCGCGGGCCCCTTGGACTCGACCTCGCCCGCGCGGACCTCGATGAAGGCGGCCTCGTCCGCGCCCCGGGCGCGGGAGGTCATGGTCAGGCGCGAGACCGAGGCGATGGACGGCAGGGCCTCGCCCCGGAAGCCGAAGGAGCCGAGGGAGGACAGGTCGTGAAAATCGCGGATCTTGCTGGTGGCGTGCCGGGTCACGGCCAGCTCCAGTTGGTCCGCCGGGATGCCCGCGCCGTTGTCCTGGACCACCAGCAACCCGCGGCCGCCCTGCTCCACGGTCACGTCGATCCGGGTGGCCCCGGCGTCCAGGCCGTTTTCCACCAGCTCCTTGACCACGCTGGCCGGACGCTCGACCACCTCGCCCGCGGCGATCTGGTTCTTGAGCCCCGGCGGCAGTACTCGGATTTCAGGCAATGCGCTCATGTCGTCTCCGGTCATATCATCCAAAAGTAAGCATCGGGCCGGGCGGGGCAACCCCCGGTCCTTCCGGAACACGCCGGTCCGCGCCTAGAAGTCGAGCAGGTCGAAGCCGACCACGAAACGGTTGTCGCCGGGCTTCTGGGAATAGAGGAAATGCAGGGTGTAGCACTCGGCGGCCCAGTCGAGATAGACGGTCCGCTCCAGGTCCTGCTCGTCCACGAAGTCGTGGCGGAATTTGACCCCCACGGTGTAGCTGTCGTTGATCTGCCATTTGGCCCCGAACTTGATGATGGACAGGTCGTTGTCGCGGCTGCGCTGGTACTCGTCCAGGCTCTGCAGGAAGTCGTACCCCACGGAGTTCTCGCCCAGGCCGTCCTTGTAGAAACGGATGGTGTTCTCGCTCTGGGTCATGTCGCCCTTGTACGGGGAGAACCAGTTGCGGGTCAGGATGTCCACGAAGTTGGCGGGCTTGATCTTCAGTTCGGTCATGATGTCAGAAAACGGCTTGCGCTCGTAGCGGTCGCGCTCGTCGGTGCGCTGGGATTCGCGGACGTCATAGGACTGCTCAAGCCGGAACGTCAGGAAGTCGAGGTAGTCGCGGGCCACCCTGGCCGCGGGCTCGCCGTTGGAGCCGGGCGACAGGACCACGCTGTCGCGACGGCGGTCCAGCACGCTGGTCAGGGAGTAGGTAACCTTGTTCTTGCCCTCCACCCTGTCGTCGGCGTCGAAATAGGGGAGCTTCTCCTGGCCGGTGACGTTGTTCGAATAGGTGTACGCCAGCCGGGGGATGATCGAATTCTTCAACCGGGTCCAGCGAGAGGTCCCGGCCAGGCTCGGGTCCGCCTTGGGGGCCTCGTCCAGGGCAAAGGTCCGGGTCATCTCCGAAAAGGCCGTGAACCCGCCGGTCCAGATGGTCCGGGTCTGGAAGCCGTCCCTGATCTTGGTGGTGTCGACGACGCTGTCGCGGCCGTCGGTGCCGACCACGGT
It encodes the following:
- the mutL gene encoding DNA mismatch repair endonuclease MutL yields the protein MSALPEIRVLPPGLKNQIAAGEVVERPASVVKELVENGLDAGATRIDVTVEQGGRGLLVVQDNGAGIPADQLELAVTRHATSKIRDFHDLSSLGSFGFRGEALPSIASVSRLTMTSRARGADEAAFIEVRAGEVESKGPAALASGTRVEVRDLFAATPARLKFLKTESTENRRCQDVLMRVALAHLETGFSLTVGGRELFRLPPDQTLADRLAAFWPPAVCQGLKPFDCERDGYRAHGAAGSPNTAQGRGDRILLYVNGRPVQDKLMLSAVRQAYKGMLISREYPQMVLFLDLPRDEVDVNVHPAKLEVRFIDERRVFSAIRSGVLQALSDPGGEIRTGCEAPDPGRGLPPTAFSGSSAYREPASGGSSGPSRSAHRPAAFQDAKFSTYRAFTEDRARALDLPVTPPAEDGSGASGRPAEPAPSLAREPGPDALRPATLAGSGYTYLGQIADTYLVLRRGADLELVDQHAAHERVLLAAMRAQRKRGDSQPLALALELPLHPSEAEVLADLREDLRAMGFVIEMDGPAKALVRGIPPTLETGEAREYLKDALAEKARGLDDLWTMMACKTAIKANQPLAVDEALALLETWLKTPEREFCPHGRPVVLRWTPADLEKLFKRK